From one Misgurnus anguillicaudatus chromosome 2, ASM2758022v2, whole genome shotgun sequence genomic stretch:
- the ddr2b gene encoding discoidin domain-containing receptor 2 isoform X1, which yields MMFQIRQYFTVLLLVGAVKSQVNPAVCRYPLGMTGGQIQDEDISASSQWSESTAARYGRLDFDDGDGAWCPNEMAESDRLKQFLQIDLRTLHFLTLAGTQGRHADGVGNEFAQRYKIKYSRDGTRWVSWRDRHGQQIIEGNKNAYDVVLKDLEPPIIARYVRFMPITEPFMTVCMRVELYGCEWLDGLVSYSAPAGQQMTIKGHQIYLNDTVYDGAISYSSMTQGLGQLTDGSCGLDDFNKSHVYHVWPGYDYVGWTNASFPGGSLEMTFEFDRVRNFTSMKVHCNNMYTRGVRIFQQAVCYFRSESDWEPNPVSFKPKADNISPSARFVTVALGNRMASAIKCQFAFNDIWMMFSEIAFQSDTAVYNTSLVPRKRNQGVYPGEDPTHKIDDSNTRILIGCLVAIIVILLAIILIIMWRQVWQKMIEKASRRMLDDDRVRLSVQREAFSHSHSSLSSDTESNSTYERIFPLGSDYQEPSQLLRKIPEFQATENLEPPTAHPTDEIPHYAETDIVSQVEAAGFHSYRIPVVNMPLSPGRDVALEEFPRERLTFKEKLGEGQFGEVHLCEAEGMQEFMKDHCGDISDEPMLVAVKTLREDANKNARNDFLKEIRIMSRLRDPNIIRLLAVCVESDPLCMITEYMENGDLNQFLSHHELQKEGVKAADKVTISYSNLINMASQIASGMQYLSSLDFVHRDLATRNCLVGTNNTIKIADFGMSRNLYRGDYYRIQGRAVLPIRWMSWESILLGKFTVASDVWAFGVTLWEILTLCKEQPYAQFTDEQVIENTGEFFRDQSKQVYLPKPACCPDSVYSLMLNCWKRNAKERPTFLEIHNTLIEDHD from the exons ATGATGTTTCAGATAAGACAATACTTCACTGTCCTTCTTCTTGTTGGAGCAGTGAAGTCACAGGTCAACCCAG CTGTATGTAGGTACCCACTGGGTATGACAGGTGGCCAAATTCAAGATGAAGACATCTCTGCTTCCAGCCAATGGTCAGAATCCACTGCAGCTAGATATGGCAG ATTAGACTTTGATGATGGAGACGGGGCATGGTGTCCAAATGAAATGGCTGAATCGGACAGACTTAAGCAATTCTTGCAGATTGATCTTCGCACACTGCATTTTTTGACTCTTGCTGGCACTCAGGGACGCCATGCGGATGGAGTGGGCAATGAATTTGCCCAGCGTTACAAGATCAAGTACAGCCGTGACGGCACCCGATGGGTCTCCTGGCGTGATCGACATGGTCAACAG ATAATTGAGGGAAACAAGAATGCTTATGATGTTGTGCTAAAGGACTTGGAGCCTCCCATTATTGCCCGTTATGTGCGTTTTATGCCCATCACTGAGCCCTTTATGACTGTGTGCATGAGGGTGGAGCTCTATGGCTGTGAATGGCTAG ATGGTCTTGTGTCCTACAGCGCCCCTGCTGGTCAGCAGATGACTATCAAGGGGCACCAAATCTACCTAAATGACACCGTGTATGATGGAGCCATTAGTTACAGCag CATGACACAAGGCCTAGGACAGCTTACTGATGGAAGTTGCGGTCTGGATGACTTCAATAAAAGTCACGTGTATCATGTCTGGCCTGGCTATGACTACGTGGGCTGGACTAATGCTAGTTTCCCTGGTGGCTCATTGGAGATGACATTCGAGTTTGATCGGGTCAGAAACTTCACATCCATGAAG GTTCACTGCAACAACATGTACACACGGGGAGTAAGAATATTCCAGCAGGctgtttgttactttcgttcAGAGTCAGACTGGGAACCCAATCCTGTGTCTTTTAAACCGAAAGCAGACAACATCAGTCCAAGTGCTCGGTTTGTCACGGTTGCCCTTGGCAACCGCATGGCCAGTGCAATTAAATGCCAGTTTGCATTCAATGACATCTGGATGATGTTCAGTGAAATTGCTTTCCAGTCAG ACACAGCTGTGTATAATACCTCTCTTGTTCCTCGTAAACGTAATCAAGGTGTTTACCCAG GGGAAGACCCAACCCACAAAATCGATGACAGTAACACCCGGATCCTGATAGGCTGTTTGGTGGCCATTATTGTCATTCTGTTGGCCATCATACTTATCATAATGTGGCGACAGGTTTGGCAGAAAATGATTGAGAAG GCCTCACGAAGGATGCTGGATGATGATAGGGTTCGTCTCTCGGTACAGAGAGAAGCTTTCAGTCACAGCCATTCCTCTCTGTCCAGTGATACGGAATCCAACTCCACATATGAGCGGATTTTCCCCCTGGGCTCTGACTATCAGGAGCCATCACAACTTTTACGAAAAATTCCAGAGTTCCAGGCTACAGAAAACCTTG AACCCCCTACAGCCCACCCCACCGATGAAATCCCACACTACGCAGAAACAGACATAGTAAGTCAGGTGGAAGCTGCTGGTTTCCACAGTTACCGCATCCCTGTTGTCAACATGCCGTTGTCTCCTGGAAGAGATGTAGCTCTGGAAGAGTTTCCAAGAGAGAGGCTAACTTTCAAAGAGAAGCTTGGAGAAGGGCAATTCGGAGAA GTTCATCTGTGTGAAGCTGAGGGTATGCAAGAATTCATGAAAGACCATTGTGGTGACATCAGTGATGAGCCAATGCTTGTAGCAGTCAAGACCCTAAGAGAAGACGCAAACAAAAACGCAAG AAACGACTTTTTGAAAGAGATCAGGATCATGTCACGGTTAAGAGACCCAAACATTATCCGGCTACTGGCAGTGTGCGTTGAAAGTGACCCGCTGTGCATGATTACGGAGTACATGGAGAATGGAGACCTCAATCAGTTCCTATCCCACCATGAGCTACAGAAGGAAGGGGTTAAGGCGGCTGACAAAGTCACCATCAG CTACAGTAACCTGATCAACATGGCCTCTCAGATTGCCTCTGGAATGCAGTATCTCTCATCCCTGGATTTTGTTCATCGTGATCTTGCTACTCGCAACTGTTTAGTGGGCACGAACAATACCATCAAAATCGCAGACTTTGGAATGAGCAGGAACTTGTATCGTGGGGATTATTACCGCATTCAGGGACGAGCTGTCCTGCCTATCCGCTGGATGTCCTGGGAGAGCATCCTACTG GGTAAGTTCACCGTGGCTAGTGATGTGTGGGCATTCGGTGTGACCCTGTGGGAGATCCTTACTCTATGCAAAGAGCAGCCATATGCTCAGTTCACAGATGAACAGGTGATCGAAAACACAGGCGAGTTTTTCAGAGACCAAAGCAAACAG GTCTATCTTCCGAAGCCTGCTTGTTGTCCTGATTCAGTCTACAGCCTGATGCTTAACTGCTGGAAAAGAAACGCTAAAGAAAGACCCACATTTCTAGAGATCCACAACACACTGATTGAAGATCACGACTAA
- the ddr2b gene encoding discoidin domain-containing receptor 2 isoform X2: MMFQIRQYFTVLLLVGAVKSQVNPAVCRYPLGMTGGQIQDEDISASSQWSESTAARYGRLDFDDGDGAWCPNEMAESDRLKQFLQIDLRTLHFLTLAGTQGRHADGVGNEFAQRYKIKYSRDGTRWVSWRDRHGQQIIEGNKNAYDVVLKDLEPPIIARYVRFMPITEPFMTVCMRVELYGCEWLDGLVSYSAPAGQQMTIKGHQIYLNDTVYDGAISYSSMTQGLGQLTDGSCGLDDFNKSHVYHVWPGYDYVGWTNASFPGGSLEMTFEFDRVRNFTSMKVHCNNMYTRGVRIFQQAVCYFRSESDWEPNPVSFKPKADNISPSARFVTVALGNRMASAIKCQFAFNDIWMMFSEIAFQSGVYPGEDPTHKIDDSNTRILIGCLVAIIVILLAIILIIMWRQVWQKMIEKASRRMLDDDRVRLSVQREAFSHSHSSLSSDTESNSTYERIFPLGSDYQEPSQLLRKIPEFQATENLANIDAPSEPPTAHPTDEIPHYAETDIVSQVEAAGFHSYRIPVVNMPLSPGRDVALEEFPRERLTFKEKLGEGQFGEVHLCEAEGMQEFMKDHCGDISDEPMLVAVKTLREDANKNARNDFLKEIRIMSRLRDPNIIRLLAVCVESDPLCMITEYMENGDLNQFLSHHELQKEGVKAADKVTISYSNLINMASQIASGMQYLSSLDFVHRDLATRNCLVGTNNTIKIADFGMSRNLYRGDYYRIQGRAVLPIRWMSWESILLGKFTVASDVWAFGVTLWEILTLCKEQPYAQFTDEQVIENTGEFFRDQSKQVYLPKPACCPDSVYSLMLNCWKRNAKERPTFLEIHNTLIEDHD; this comes from the exons ATGATGTTTCAGATAAGACAATACTTCACTGTCCTTCTTCTTGTTGGAGCAGTGAAGTCACAGGTCAACCCAG CTGTATGTAGGTACCCACTGGGTATGACAGGTGGCCAAATTCAAGATGAAGACATCTCTGCTTCCAGCCAATGGTCAGAATCCACTGCAGCTAGATATGGCAG ATTAGACTTTGATGATGGAGACGGGGCATGGTGTCCAAATGAAATGGCTGAATCGGACAGACTTAAGCAATTCTTGCAGATTGATCTTCGCACACTGCATTTTTTGACTCTTGCTGGCACTCAGGGACGCCATGCGGATGGAGTGGGCAATGAATTTGCCCAGCGTTACAAGATCAAGTACAGCCGTGACGGCACCCGATGGGTCTCCTGGCGTGATCGACATGGTCAACAG ATAATTGAGGGAAACAAGAATGCTTATGATGTTGTGCTAAAGGACTTGGAGCCTCCCATTATTGCCCGTTATGTGCGTTTTATGCCCATCACTGAGCCCTTTATGACTGTGTGCATGAGGGTGGAGCTCTATGGCTGTGAATGGCTAG ATGGTCTTGTGTCCTACAGCGCCCCTGCTGGTCAGCAGATGACTATCAAGGGGCACCAAATCTACCTAAATGACACCGTGTATGATGGAGCCATTAGTTACAGCag CATGACACAAGGCCTAGGACAGCTTACTGATGGAAGTTGCGGTCTGGATGACTTCAATAAAAGTCACGTGTATCATGTCTGGCCTGGCTATGACTACGTGGGCTGGACTAATGCTAGTTTCCCTGGTGGCTCATTGGAGATGACATTCGAGTTTGATCGGGTCAGAAACTTCACATCCATGAAG GTTCACTGCAACAACATGTACACACGGGGAGTAAGAATATTCCAGCAGGctgtttgttactttcgttcAGAGTCAGACTGGGAACCCAATCCTGTGTCTTTTAAACCGAAAGCAGACAACATCAGTCCAAGTGCTCGGTTTGTCACGGTTGCCCTTGGCAACCGCATGGCCAGTGCAATTAAATGCCAGTTTGCATTCAATGACATCTGGATGATGTTCAGTGAAATTGCTTTCCAGTCAG GTGTTTACCCAG GGGAAGACCCAACCCACAAAATCGATGACAGTAACACCCGGATCCTGATAGGCTGTTTGGTGGCCATTATTGTCATTCTGTTGGCCATCATACTTATCATAATGTGGCGACAGGTTTGGCAGAAAATGATTGAGAAG GCCTCACGAAGGATGCTGGATGATGATAGGGTTCGTCTCTCGGTACAGAGAGAAGCTTTCAGTCACAGCCATTCCTCTCTGTCCAGTGATACGGAATCCAACTCCACATATGAGCGGATTTTCCCCCTGGGCTCTGACTATCAGGAGCCATCACAACTTTTACGAAAAATTCCAGAGTTCCAGGCTACAGAAAACCTTG CAAATATCGATGCCCCTTCAGAACCCCCTACAGCCCACCCCACCGATGAAATCCCACACTACGCAGAAACAGACATAGTAAGTCAGGTGGAAGCTGCTGGTTTCCACAGTTACCGCATCCCTGTTGTCAACATGCCGTTGTCTCCTGGAAGAGATGTAGCTCTGGAAGAGTTTCCAAGAGAGAGGCTAACTTTCAAAGAGAAGCTTGGAGAAGGGCAATTCGGAGAA GTTCATCTGTGTGAAGCTGAGGGTATGCAAGAATTCATGAAAGACCATTGTGGTGACATCAGTGATGAGCCAATGCTTGTAGCAGTCAAGACCCTAAGAGAAGACGCAAACAAAAACGCAAG AAACGACTTTTTGAAAGAGATCAGGATCATGTCACGGTTAAGAGACCCAAACATTATCCGGCTACTGGCAGTGTGCGTTGAAAGTGACCCGCTGTGCATGATTACGGAGTACATGGAGAATGGAGACCTCAATCAGTTCCTATCCCACCATGAGCTACAGAAGGAAGGGGTTAAGGCGGCTGACAAAGTCACCATCAG CTACAGTAACCTGATCAACATGGCCTCTCAGATTGCCTCTGGAATGCAGTATCTCTCATCCCTGGATTTTGTTCATCGTGATCTTGCTACTCGCAACTGTTTAGTGGGCACGAACAATACCATCAAAATCGCAGACTTTGGAATGAGCAGGAACTTGTATCGTGGGGATTATTACCGCATTCAGGGACGAGCTGTCCTGCCTATCCGCTGGATGTCCTGGGAGAGCATCCTACTG GGTAAGTTCACCGTGGCTAGTGATGTGTGGGCATTCGGTGTGACCCTGTGGGAGATCCTTACTCTATGCAAAGAGCAGCCATATGCTCAGTTCACAGATGAACAGGTGATCGAAAACACAGGCGAGTTTTTCAGAGACCAAAGCAAACAG GTCTATCTTCCGAAGCCTGCTTGTTGTCCTGATTCAGTCTACAGCCTGATGCTTAACTGCTGGAAAAGAAACGCTAAAGAAAGACCCACATTTCTAGAGATCCACAACACACTGATTGAAGATCACGACTAA
- the ddr2b gene encoding discoidin domain-containing receptor 2 isoform X3, which produces MMFQIRQYFTVLLLVGAVKSQVNPAVCRYPLGMTGGQIQDEDISASSQWSESTAARYGRLDFDDGDGAWCPNEMAESDRLKQFLQIDLRTLHFLTLAGTQGRHADGVGNEFAQRYKIKYSRDGTRWVSWRDRHGQQIIEGNKNAYDVVLKDLEPPIIARYVRFMPITEPFMTVCMRVELYGCEWLDGLVSYSAPAGQQMTIKGHQIYLNDTVYDGAISYSSMTQGLGQLTDGSCGLDDFNKSHVYHVWPGYDYVGWTNASFPGGSLEMTFEFDRVRNFTSMKVHCNNMYTRGVRIFQQAVCYFRSESDWEPNPVSFKPKADNISPSARFVTVALGNRMASAIKCQFAFNDIWMMFSEIAFQSDTAVYNTSLVPRKRNQGVYPGEDPTHKIDDSNTRILIGCLVAIIVILLAIILIIMWRQVWQKMIEKASRRMLDDDRVRLSVQREAFSHSHSSLSSDTESNSTYERIFPLGSDYQEPSQLLRKIPEFQATENLANIDAPSEPPTAHPTDEIPHYAETDIVSQVEAAGFHSYRIPVVNMPLSPGRDVALEEFPRERLTFKEKLGEGQFGEVHLCEAEGMQEFMKDHCGDISDEPMLVAVKTLREDANKNARNDFLKEIRIMSRLRDPNIIRLLAVCVESDPLCMITEYMENGDLNQFLSHHELQKEGVKAADKVTISYSNLINMASQIASGMQYLSSLDFVHRDLATRNCLVGTNNTIKIADFGMSRNLYRGDYYRIQGRAVLPIRWMSWESILLGKFTVASDVWAFGVTLWEILTLCKEQPYAQFTDEQVIENTGEFFRDQSKQVYLPKPACCPDSVYSLMLNCWKRNAKERPTFLEIHNTLIEDHD; this is translated from the exons ATGATGTTTCAGATAAGACAATACTTCACTGTCCTTCTTCTTGTTGGAGCAGTGAAGTCACAGGTCAACCCAG CTGTATGTAGGTACCCACTGGGTATGACAGGTGGCCAAATTCAAGATGAAGACATCTCTGCTTCCAGCCAATGGTCAGAATCCACTGCAGCTAGATATGGCAG ATTAGACTTTGATGATGGAGACGGGGCATGGTGTCCAAATGAAATGGCTGAATCGGACAGACTTAAGCAATTCTTGCAGATTGATCTTCGCACACTGCATTTTTTGACTCTTGCTGGCACTCAGGGACGCCATGCGGATGGAGTGGGCAATGAATTTGCCCAGCGTTACAAGATCAAGTACAGCCGTGACGGCACCCGATGGGTCTCCTGGCGTGATCGACATGGTCAACAG ATAATTGAGGGAAACAAGAATGCTTATGATGTTGTGCTAAAGGACTTGGAGCCTCCCATTATTGCCCGTTATGTGCGTTTTATGCCCATCACTGAGCCCTTTATGACTGTGTGCATGAGGGTGGAGCTCTATGGCTGTGAATGGCTAG ATGGTCTTGTGTCCTACAGCGCCCCTGCTGGTCAGCAGATGACTATCAAGGGGCACCAAATCTACCTAAATGACACCGTGTATGATGGAGCCATTAGTTACAGCag CATGACACAAGGCCTAGGACAGCTTACTGATGGAAGTTGCGGTCTGGATGACTTCAATAAAAGTCACGTGTATCATGTCTGGCCTGGCTATGACTACGTGGGCTGGACTAATGCTAGTTTCCCTGGTGGCTCATTGGAGATGACATTCGAGTTTGATCGGGTCAGAAACTTCACATCCATGAAG GTTCACTGCAACAACATGTACACACGGGGAGTAAGAATATTCCAGCAGGctgtttgttactttcgttcAGAGTCAGACTGGGAACCCAATCCTGTGTCTTTTAAACCGAAAGCAGACAACATCAGTCCAAGTGCTCGGTTTGTCACGGTTGCCCTTGGCAACCGCATGGCCAGTGCAATTAAATGCCAGTTTGCATTCAATGACATCTGGATGATGTTCAGTGAAATTGCTTTCCAGTCAG ACACAGCTGTGTATAATACCTCTCTTGTTCCTCGTAAACGTAATCAAGGTGTTTACCCAG GGGAAGACCCAACCCACAAAATCGATGACAGTAACACCCGGATCCTGATAGGCTGTTTGGTGGCCATTATTGTCATTCTGTTGGCCATCATACTTATCATAATGTGGCGACAGGTTTGGCAGAAAATGATTGAGAAG GCCTCACGAAGGATGCTGGATGATGATAGGGTTCGTCTCTCGGTACAGAGAGAAGCTTTCAGTCACAGCCATTCCTCTCTGTCCAGTGATACGGAATCCAACTCCACATATGAGCGGATTTTCCCCCTGGGCTCTGACTATCAGGAGCCATCACAACTTTTACGAAAAATTCCAGAGTTCCAGGCTACAGAAAACCTTG CAAATATCGATGCCCCTTCAGAACCCCCTACAGCCCACCCCACCGATGAAATCCCACACTACGCAGAAACAGACATAGTAAGTCAGGTGGAAGCTGCTGGTTTCCACAGTTACCGCATCCCTGTTGTCAACATGCCGTTGTCTCCTGGAAGAGATGTAGCTCTGGAAGAGTTTCCAAGAGAGAGGCTAACTTTCAAAGAGAAGCTTGGAGAAGGGCAATTCGGAGAA GTTCATCTGTGTGAAGCTGAGGGTATGCAAGAATTCATGAAAGACCATTGTGGTGACATCAGTGATGAGCCAATGCTTGTAGCAGTCAAGACCCTAAGAGAAGACGCAAACAAAAACGCAAG AAACGACTTTTTGAAAGAGATCAGGATCATGTCACGGTTAAGAGACCCAAACATTATCCGGCTACTGGCAGTGTGCGTTGAAAGTGACCCGCTGTGCATGATTACGGAGTACATGGAGAATGGAGACCTCAATCAGTTCCTATCCCACCATGAGCTACAGAAGGAAGGGGTTAAGGCGGCTGACAAAGTCACCATCAG CTACAGTAACCTGATCAACATGGCCTCTCAGATTGCCTCTGGAATGCAGTATCTCTCATCCCTGGATTTTGTTCATCGTGATCTTGCTACTCGCAACTGTTTAGTGGGCACGAACAATACCATCAAAATCGCAGACTTTGGAATGAGCAGGAACTTGTATCGTGGGGATTATTACCGCATTCAGGGACGAGCTGTCCTGCCTATCCGCTGGATGTCCTGGGAGAGCATCCTACTG GGTAAGTTCACCGTGGCTAGTGATGTGTGGGCATTCGGTGTGACCCTGTGGGAGATCCTTACTCTATGCAAAGAGCAGCCATATGCTCAGTTCACAGATGAACAGGTGATCGAAAACACAGGCGAGTTTTTCAGAGACCAAAGCAAACAG GTCTATCTTCCGAAGCCTGCTTGTTGTCCTGATTCAGTCTACAGCCTGATGCTTAACTGCTGGAAAAGAAACGCTAAAGAAAGACCCACATTTCTAGAGATCCACAACACACTGATTGAAGATCACGACTAA